In Tubulanus polymorphus chromosome 2, tnTubPoly1.2, whole genome shotgun sequence, a single window of DNA contains:
- the LOC141898752 gene encoding dye-decolorizing peroxidase YfeX-like isoform X1, which produces MAVRGGIERILGRIRSCSFNKNGVRGIHGAGSTVRSSLYKKVVTGGAVLAASGLGIYAAKNILPILRDDVVTVPVVKAANVPESQPSVYSETKKHAVYIWIHLNSNANVQTCAKIAANLQRYVDHVVPPKDRDDEEEILAGVGFGPDFYRKVAGKTEKEFNYAHRKGALGDLPSTGGDIFIHAKSDTYSNLFELTQIILKQFPPGAVKQFEDVYSFVYKNGRDLSGFIDGTENPADEEHRQSVTVEKSTGASYVITQKWIHQFDVINSAGDKMEQWVGRSKPDSIELRRKSITSHLGRMTGGNNFEQKKRFEIVRQSMPYGSLSGEAGLFFIAYAESPENFDYMLDRMVGSGADGGHCDDVMRLTKCVTGSYWYFPSKNDLKKLQ; this is translated from the exons ATGGCAGTACGAGGGGGTATCGAACGGATCCTAGGCAGAATCAGATCGTGTTCCTTCAACAAAAATGGAG TTCGTGGTATCCACGGGGCTGGGTCTACCGTACGCTCGTCGCTGTATAAGAAGGTTGTTACTGGCGGAGCTGTACTGGCTGCATCTGGATTAGGAATCTACGCAGCGAAAAATATCCTGCCAATACTGCGTGACGATGTTGTAACTGTTCCTGTTGTGAAGGCGGCTAATGTTCCGGAAAGTCAACCGAGT GTTTATTCTGAGACGAAGAAGCATGCCGTTTATATATGgattcatttgaattcaaacgcTAACGTCCAAACGTGCGCTAAGATTGCAGCCAATCTACAGCGTTACGTGGATCACGTGGTACCTCCTAAAGATCGCGATGACGAGGAAGAGATTTTAGCCGGAGTCGGATTCGGTCCGGACTTTTATCGAAAA GTGGCCGGAAAAACAGAGAAAGAGTTTAATTACGCGCACAGAAAGGGTGCGTTAGGAGATTTACCCAGCACTGGTGGTGATATATTCATACACGCTAAATCTGATACATACAGCAATTTATTCGAATTAACTCAAATTATTCTGAAACAATTTCCACCCGGAGCCGTGAAACAATTCGAAGATGTTTATAGTTTCGTTTATAAAAACGGTCGCGATTTATCAGGATTTATCGATG GTACGGAGAACCCAGCTGATGAAGAACACAGGCAATCTGTAACCGTTGAAAAATCTACCGGTGCCAGTTACGTCATTACTCAGAAATGGATCCATCAATTTGACGTTATCAATTCAG CGGGTGATAAGATGGAACAGTGGGTCGGTAGATCTAAACCTGATAGTATCGAATTGAGGAGAAAGTCAATAACATCTCATCTGGGACGGATGACTGGGG GTAATAATTTTGAGCAGAAAAAACGTTTTGAGATAGTTAGACAATCGATGCCTTATGGAAGTCTCAGTGGTGAAGCTGGTTTGTTTTTTATCGCCTACGCCGAATCTCCGGAGAATTTCGACTATATGTTGGATAGAATGGTTGGATCTGGTGCAGACGGTGGTCATTGCGATGACGTAATGAGACTTACTAAATGTGTCACCGGATCTTACTGGTATTTCCCGAGCAAAAATGATCTGAAAAAGCTGCAATAA
- the LOC141898752 gene encoding dye-decolorizing peroxidase YfeX-like isoform X2 has product MEVYSETKKHAVYIWIHLNSNANVQTCAKIAANLQRYVDHVVPPKDRDDEEEILAGVGFGPDFYRKVAGKTEKEFNYAHRKGALGDLPSTGGDIFIHAKSDTYSNLFELTQIILKQFPPGAVKQFEDVYSFVYKNGRDLSGFIDGTENPADEEHRQSVTVEKSTGASYVITQKWIHQFDVINSAGDKMEQWVGRSKPDSIELRRKSITSHLGRMTGGNNFEQKKRFEIVRQSMPYGSLSGEAGLFFIAYAESPENFDYMLDRMVGSGADGGHCDDVMRLTKCVTGSYWYFPSKNDLKKLQ; this is encoded by the exons ATGGAG GTTTATTCTGAGACGAAGAAGCATGCCGTTTATATATGgattcatttgaattcaaacgcTAACGTCCAAACGTGCGCTAAGATTGCAGCCAATCTACAGCGTTACGTGGATCACGTGGTACCTCCTAAAGATCGCGATGACGAGGAAGAGATTTTAGCCGGAGTCGGATTCGGTCCGGACTTTTATCGAAAA GTGGCCGGAAAAACAGAGAAAGAGTTTAATTACGCGCACAGAAAGGGTGCGTTAGGAGATTTACCCAGCACTGGTGGTGATATATTCATACACGCTAAATCTGATACATACAGCAATTTATTCGAATTAACTCAAATTATTCTGAAACAATTTCCACCCGGAGCCGTGAAACAATTCGAAGATGTTTATAGTTTCGTTTATAAAAACGGTCGCGATTTATCAGGATTTATCGATG GTACGGAGAACCCAGCTGATGAAGAACACAGGCAATCTGTAACCGTTGAAAAATCTACCGGTGCCAGTTACGTCATTACTCAGAAATGGATCCATCAATTTGACGTTATCAATTCAG CGGGTGATAAGATGGAACAGTGGGTCGGTAGATCTAAACCTGATAGTATCGAATTGAGGAGAAAGTCAATAACATCTCATCTGGGACGGATGACTGGGG GTAATAATTTTGAGCAGAAAAAACGTTTTGAGATAGTTAGACAATCGATGCCTTATGGAAGTCTCAGTGGTGAAGCTGGTTTGTTTTTTATCGCCTACGCCGAATCTCCGGAGAATTTCGACTATATGTTGGATAGAATGGTTGGATCTGGTGCAGACGGTGGTCATTGCGATGACGTAATGAGACTTACTAAATGTGTCACCGGATCTTACTGGTATTTCCCGAGCAAAAATGATCTGAAAAAGCTGCAATAA
- the LOC141898753 gene encoding homeodomain-only protein-like: MIEARLVHPDKLPKMNDVQNKLLEKYFQSNRNATEIDLIILSAEVDLSQQDVLVWYKNRLALWRKQQGLPANRGSVND, translated from the exons ATGATCGAAGCTCGTTTGGTTCATCCGGATAAATTGCCGAAAATGAACGACGTACAGAATAAACTActcgaaaaatatttccagTCAAACAGAAACGCAACAGAAATagatttgattattttatcAGCCGAAGTTGACTTATCACAACAGGATGTTCTG GTTTGGTATAAGAATAGATTAGCGTTATGGCGTAAACAACAAGGATTACCCGCTAACAGAGGTTCCGTCAATGATTGA